In the Oncorhynchus gorbuscha isolate QuinsamMale2020 ecotype Even-year linkage group LG05, OgorEven_v1.0, whole genome shotgun sequence genome, one interval contains:
- the LOC124035014 gene encoding iroquois-class homeodomain protein irx-3-like isoform X2: MSFPQLGYQYIRPIYPPERQGISNARAGTELSPSGALSNVLSTMYGSPFAAAAQGYGAFLPYSNDISIFNQLGAQYELKDSPGVQGHPGFAHHHPAFYPYGQYQFGDPSRPKNATRESTSTLKAWLSEHRKNPYPTKGEKIMLAIITKMTLTQVSTWFANARRRLKKENKMTWTPRSRTDEEGNVYNSDHEEGEEGDKREDEEEIDLENIDTENIENKDDLDDQDDLHADLKLDGRSDSEISDGYEDLQGPDQRFLKAVVKEGKDIHVDRGEHFHHHHHSFEMKASQPNVEQLKLNPVSINSPPSENNAAPAQKPKIWSLAETATTPDNPRKSPQMNGSNTVGPAAQTIISPHHRLISCPVGKIQNWTNRAFSAHQLALLNSNHYLGLANQASANGLALYSRQQHTQDKSHSSDTAVTGLRINSKQPWFCQLSPPPRL; the protein is encoded by the exons ATGTCTTTTCCGCAGCTGGGATACCAGTACATCCGACCGATATACCCACCGGAGCGACAGGGTATCAGCAATGCCCGAGCCGGGACGGAGTTGAGCCCGTCCGGGGCACTCTCAAACGTTCTCTCAACTATGTATGGATCACCTTTCGCCGCAGCAGCACAGGGCTATGGAGCATTTCTGCCCTATTCAAACGATATATCAATTTTCAATCAATTG GGTGCTCAGTATGAGTTGAAAGACAGTCCAGGCGTACAAGGACACCCAGGATTTGCCCACCATCACCCAGCGTTTTACCCATATGGCCAGTATCAGTTTGGTGACCCGTCCAGACCCAAAAATGCGACCAGGGAGAGCACGAGCACACTGAAGGCCTGGCTAAGCGAGCATCGTAAGAACCCCTACCCCACCAAGGGGGAGAAGATCATGCTGGCCATCATCACCAAAATGACCCTCACCCAAGTTTCCACCTGGTTCGCCAACGCCAGGAGGAGGCTAAAGAAGGAGAACAAGATGACCTGGACTCCCCGGAGCCGCACAGACGAAGAGGGAAATGTTTACAACAGTGATcacgaggagggagaggaaggggacaagagggaggatgaggaagagattgATTTAGAAAATATCGACACGGAAAATATCGAGAATAAGGACGACTTGGATGATCAGGATGACCTACACGCTGATTTAAAATTAGATGGTAGAAGTGACTCTGAAATTTCAGACGGCTATGAGGATTTACAAGGGCCCGATCAGAGATTTCTGAAGGCTGTAGTGAAGGAGGGCAAAGACATTCACGTGGACCGGGGCGAGcacttccaccaccaccatcactcttTTGAAATGAAAGCTTCACAACCGAATGTCGAACAACTTAAACTGAATCCGGTGTCCATCAACTCGCCCCCATCAGAAAATAACGCAGCCCCGGCCCAAAAGCCAAAGATTTGGTCTTTGGCGGAGACAGCAACAACCCCTGACAATCCCCGCAAATCTCCACAAATGAATGGCAGCAACACAGTTGGGCCCGCGGCCCAGACCATAATCAGCCCTCATCATAGACTCATCTCTTGTCCTGTTGGGAAAATCCAGAACTGGACAAACCGAGCTTTTTCTGCCCACCAGCTCGCATTACTGAACTCTAACCATTACCTTGGACTGGCGAACCAGGCTTCGGCTAACGGGCTCGCACTCTACAGCAGGCAGCAACACACGCAGGACAAGAGTCATAGCTCAGACACAGCCGTCACAG GCCTCAGAATCAACTCGAAGCAGCCATGGTTCTGTCAGCTCTCGCCTCCACCTAGACTTTga
- the LOC124035014 gene encoding iroquois-class homeodomain protein irx-3-like isoform X1 — protein MSFPQLGYQYIRPIYPPERQGISNARAGTELSPSGALSNVLSTMYGSPFAAAAQGYGAFLPYSNDISIFNQLGAQYELKDSPGVQGHPGFAHHHPAFYPYGQYQFGDPSRPKNATRESTSTLKAWLSEHRKNPYPTKGEKIMLAIITKMTLTQVSTWFANARRRLKKENKMTWTPRSRTDEEGNVYNSDHEEGEEGDKREDEEEIDLENIDTENIENKDDLDDQDDLHADLKLDGRSDSEISDGYEDLQGPDQRFLKAVVKEGKDIHVDRGEHFHHHHHSFEMKASQPNVEQLKLNPVSINSPPSENNAAPAQKPKIWSLAETATTPDNPRKSPQMNGSNTVGPAAQTIISPHHRLISCPVGKIQNWTNRAFSAHQLALLNSNHYLGLANQASANGLALYSRQQHTQDKSHSSDTAVTERSSALEAEKKLLKTAFHSVHRRPQNQLEAAMVLSALAST, from the exons ATGTCTTTTCCGCAGCTGGGATACCAGTACATCCGACCGATATACCCACCGGAGCGACAGGGTATCAGCAATGCCCGAGCCGGGACGGAGTTGAGCCCGTCCGGGGCACTCTCAAACGTTCTCTCAACTATGTATGGATCACCTTTCGCCGCAGCAGCACAGGGCTATGGAGCATTTCTGCCCTATTCAAACGATATATCAATTTTCAATCAATTG GGTGCTCAGTATGAGTTGAAAGACAGTCCAGGCGTACAAGGACACCCAGGATTTGCCCACCATCACCCAGCGTTTTACCCATATGGCCAGTATCAGTTTGGTGACCCGTCCAGACCCAAAAATGCGACCAGGGAGAGCACGAGCACACTGAAGGCCTGGCTAAGCGAGCATCGTAAGAACCCCTACCCCACCAAGGGGGAGAAGATCATGCTGGCCATCATCACCAAAATGACCCTCACCCAAGTTTCCACCTGGTTCGCCAACGCCAGGAGGAGGCTAAAGAAGGAGAACAAGATGACCTGGACTCCCCGGAGCCGCACAGACGAAGAGGGAAATGTTTACAACAGTGATcacgaggagggagaggaaggggacaagagggaggatgaggaagagattgATTTAGAAAATATCGACACGGAAAATATCGAGAATAAGGACGACTTGGATGATCAGGATGACCTACACGCTGATTTAAAATTAGATGGTAGAAGTGACTCTGAAATTTCAGACGGCTATGAGGATTTACAAGGGCCCGATCAGAGATTTCTGAAGGCTGTAGTGAAGGAGGGCAAAGACATTCACGTGGACCGGGGCGAGcacttccaccaccaccatcactcttTTGAAATGAAAGCTTCACAACCGAATGTCGAACAACTTAAACTGAATCCGGTGTCCATCAACTCGCCCCCATCAGAAAATAACGCAGCCCCGGCCCAAAAGCCAAAGATTTGGTCTTTGGCGGAGACAGCAACAACCCCTGACAATCCCCGCAAATCTCCACAAATGAATGGCAGCAACACAGTTGGGCCCGCGGCCCAGACCATAATCAGCCCTCATCATAGACTCATCTCTTGTCCTGTTGGGAAAATCCAGAACTGGACAAACCGAGCTTTTTCTGCCCACCAGCTCGCATTACTGAACTCTAACCATTACCTTGGACTGGCGAACCAGGCTTCGGCTAACGGGCTCGCACTCTACAGCAGGCAGCAACACACGCAGGACAAGAGTCATAGCTCAGACACAGCCGTCACAG AGAGATCTAGTGCCTTGGAAGCAGAGAAAAAGTTGTTAAAAACAGCCTTCCACTCAGTTCATAGACG GCCTCAGAATCAACTCGAAGCAGCCATGGTTCTGTCAGCTCTCGCCTCCACCTAG